In Pseudomonadota bacterium, the following proteins share a genomic window:
- a CDS encoding glycosyltransferase family 4 protein gives MHNKKSSLTIINQYFFPTESAAGVLLRELAEDLSTDFDVTVVCQPEAQQGEERALHAEYHIVRLPAPHWISRATTPSSFVLRWIVAGLFLLRSSLWLLLSKKQSLVLIASEPPFVDTVLGVVCWMSRQPYALLIQDLYPELAEAVRLKPICFASRPLKWLHTGVTRAARVVVTISPDQQRSLESRHAKVTQVLPNWAPISSTDACELAAAPVEFPLERTRLIVHYAGNLGLACDLTTLGGALEILQHSGQLDSFSIVIRGDGIKVHQAQDLAHRYPQVQLHKRLPLNQVGLSMGYCHAHFVLMPKELLGCVYPSKVISIMAYGRPMITCMPAGSSLEHFILERQLGYVSRAGDPQSLAAAMLACLHDLRASPQILRDMGLNGWRYARYEWTRQHASARYRDLLKVAIVDVN, from the coding sequence ATGCACAACAAGAAGAGCTCCCTAACCATTATTAACCAGTATTTCTTTCCAACGGAAAGTGCTGCGGGGGTTCTCCTGCGTGAGCTTGCTGAAGACCTTTCGACTGACTTTGACGTGACTGTTGTGTGTCAGCCCGAAGCTCAACAGGGCGAGGAGAGAGCGTTGCATGCCGAGTACCATATCGTGCGTCTCCCCGCTCCGCATTGGATTTCGAGGGCGACAACCCCGTCCTCCTTTGTTCTGCGATGGATCGTGGCTGGGCTCTTTCTACTGCGGAGCTCGTTGTGGCTGCTCTTGAGCAAAAAGCAGTCGCTAGTGCTCATTGCGTCCGAGCCGCCATTCGTCGACACCGTGCTCGGGGTCGTATGCTGGATGTCGCGTCAGCCGTATGCCCTTTTGATTCAGGACCTTTATCCAGAGCTGGCAGAGGCTGTTCGCCTTAAGCCAATATGCTTCGCGTCGAGGCCCCTGAAATGGCTCCACACAGGTGTCACACGTGCCGCGCGAGTGGTCGTCACTATCTCTCCTGATCAACAGCGCTCTCTAGAATCGAGGCATGCGAAAGTTACTCAGGTGCTTCCTAATTGGGCTCCGATCTCTAGCACCGATGCATGTGAACTCGCGGCAGCTCCGGTAGAGTTTCCACTAGAACGCACTAGGCTTATCGTTCACTATGCCGGGAATCTTGGACTCGCGTGTGACCTTACCACACTTGGCGGCGCCCTCGAGATCCTGCAGCACTCTGGCCAGCTCGACAGCTTCTCCATTGTGATTCGGGGCGATGGGATTAAGGTGCACCAAGCCCAAGATCTAGCCCACCGATACCCGCAGGTGCAGCTTCACAAGAGGCTTCCTCTCAATCAGGTCGGGCTTAGCATGGGGTACTGTCATGCACACTTCGTGCTTATGCCGAAGGAGCTTCTTGGATGCGTTTACCCCTCCAAGGTGATCTCAATCATGGCATATGGCAGGCCCATGATTACCTGCATGCCGGCCGGCTCTTCTCTCGAGCATTTCATACTTGAGCGGCAACTGGGGTATGTCAGCAGGGCAGGGGACCCGCAGTCGCTTGCGGCAGCCATGCTTGCCTGCCTACACGACCTCCGAGCATCGCCACAGATTCTGCGCGATATGGGACTTAATGGCTGGCGCTACGCCCGGTATGAATGGACGCGGCAACACGCCTCCGCTCGATACCGAGATCTATTAAAGGTGGCTATAGTCGATGTCAATTAG